Part of the Hevea brasiliensis isolate MT/VB/25A 57/8 chromosome 16, ASM3005281v1, whole genome shotgun sequence genome is shown below.
AACTTAGTTCACTATTGAGATTATGATTTCTTACAATGTATCAACAGGAACAACTGTTTTGTCCTATGTCAATATGGTCTGTGCAAGTCTTCGTAATTCCATTCCCAAATCCATTGTTTATTGTCAAGTGCGCGAGGCCAAACGAAGCCTGCTCGATCATTTCTTCACCGAATTGGGTAAAATGGAGGTGAGGATTATATTATCTAGTGATTTTATAGTAAATTTGATGCTAATATTAGATTATGAATATAATTcactttatatttaatttttgcaGCAAAAGTATTTATCATCATTGTTGAATGAGGATCCAGCAATCATGGAGCGGCGAGCTGCCCTTGCAAAGAGGCTGGAGTTATACAGGAGTGCTCAAGCAGAAATCGATACAGTTGCTTGGTCTAAGTAGATATGCTGCAGTTAAACTCTAATTCTGTTTGAGGAATTTGGCTTGATGGCTGTGTTATTCTTTCATTTATTACTTGTATTGGGGAAGTAATACAAGGGTAGTACGAAATACAAATTTTCTAATTTTCCTTGCTTTTGCATCTGCATGGTCGATCTTGTAATATTAGGACATTCATACAGACCTGTGCATAGGGGTTGTTTTGAAGAGTTTTTGCTTCAGGCTAGTTGTATAATCCAAAACAACACGAATGATGTGTTCTATTCGGACATTCATACAGACCTGTGCATGGGGGTTGTTTTGAAGAGTATTTGCTTCAGGCTAGTTGTATTAGTGGGATTCAAAGTAGATGGTCTGGCATTAGTGGGATTGCAACAGGGCCTTAGATTGACATAAGCAGGCCGAAATTCCGGTAATTTCTAAAAAGGAAAAGGGTAATTTACAAGGTATAGCAAAGTAACAATTTACTTCTGAAAGTTTAATTCTGTTAAATTGCTATCTATTATTAATTACTTTTAAATTTGAAACAATGTAGTCTCGGAGGCTGATTGTGATTGGCAttggaaaaattatttttttaaatatattaattaaagagtattaaaaaataatttaaaattaaatttgataaattttaattaataaaataataaaataattttttaattatttttttaataatatttaaagtaATGTTTTTATCCAGAAAAATAGTTTAGATTTTTCAAATTCAATACTATAGaggcatttaaatttttattttataaataaaataatttatttatacaaattttatatttaagtaattatttattttaactaattatttaaatataaagtttaaatataaggattattttactaataaaaaaaaattcagcgattaaattgctttaaattgaaaatcatttaatggtcaattaaaacagtatgaattaatttattaataaaattaaaataagaactaaattgttattaaaaatataGTAAAGACTATTCTATGAGTTTTATTATATCTTGTAgacttaattataaattatacaaAAGAAAAAACTATGCATCACTAATTCGATGATGACACTACCAGATGTAAATAttttgtaattgaatttgagttgGGTTTTAAGTCCTCCATGCTGTATAGACATTCAGAATCTGATATTTGAGTTAGCCTTAACCTTTGAGGTTTGGACCACAGAATTAAGCAGTTAGGCCCAATCCAATTATAAAGCGCCGTCGTTTATACACTCAACGGGTACTAAAACGGCGCCGTCTATGCCTCCTCTCCTCTCAAAATCCGAGGTCCCATTTCGTTCCTTCTCTTGAGAGAACTTGATTACCTTTGATGTAACATTTTAACAAACTCTGCTTAAGTGCTTGATCCCCAACCACCCTATTAAAACGTCTTCCACCatttgaaagagaaaaaaaagaaagaaaaaggaagacaGACGCAGACAGTGGAGGTGGGAGAAAAGCAAATCTTTGAATCGTCTTTGGATCTGTTCTTCCTTCCTGGTAAATTTCTCCTGCAATTTGATCTTACTCTTCTGAAATGAGAAAAGTAATAATGGTTTATATTAAAATGAGCCACTATTGGTTTATCAATCGAAGGTAAATGAGGCACTGTTGGGGGTGGGTTTATCTTAGCCCAGGGAATCTTTTAGGTGGGCAATTAAAGGTAAAACATGTCTGAAAAATGGTTTTCAAATTAATGAGGGCTTGTTTTTTGACAACCGTCTTCAAATGATAGGTTTAGAAATGTGAATGTTGCCATTACAATACCAGTAAGATCATTCCAAATGATCCAGGACAATTGATTCCATGTTGCTGGATATATACTTGCATGCGTTATCTTTTAATTGTTTATCGAGCACATGATCAAATTCAAAACATTTGCATGTTGTAATCAATAGAGTTTGATCTAGTAAAAACATTTAGATGAGTTTAGCTTGTATCTACTATACTGGTATTTCTTGTTAAAGAAACTGCCATTTGCCCATAAAATACAGCTGTTATCCACTGACCATTCACTTGGTTTTCTTTGTGCAATGCAGTGTGCCTTTGAGGATATTCAGGAGCAGGAGGGATTATATGGTGTAATGGCCTCTGACAGAGATGATTTTAGCCTCTCAGGACCCTTACATCTAACTGCTGTTGATTGGTAGGTTCTCACACTTGCTGAACATACTTGAAAGAGAGAgttttattcaatttaaaataaaataaaaaattctagGATTTCTAAAGATTTGAAGGTAATATGTAGGAAGCATACGCTTAGTAACTAGACTTCCGGTGAGCTACATTTGATGCTTTCATATAAATGTTTTTGATATTCCTCTCTAGCGTTCATCAGCTCGTATTTATAGTCACATGTTAGCCACATATAAAGAGATTTAGAGCAGTCAAGCATCTCCCACACGACGCCTCTGGTTGTTACAACATTTTAGTGGAGAGATTCGATAACAAAGCCCTGATATAGTTGTAACTTCTAGCAACATAGTGAtgggatttttttttatattttctttccgtTTTTGGTTTTATATATTCGTTGTGGCAATATCATGCAATGCTGGGTATTAACTTATGCAGGACAAATGCACATCATCGAAGGTCTGTAGCTGCCAGTTTGGTTCAGGGTGTCTACGCGCTGGAGCGGGATCGCCAGCAGAAACAAGAAGGTCCAGATGCTCTTGCAAATCCTTGGTGGGAGTTCTTTCATTTTCAGTTGCTTCGTAAACTTGTGGATGATGTTGATTCCTCCATTTTTGGTGCCATTTATGAATATAAACCTTCATCATCTTATTCTACCCATTCACTAGATGAAGGCCCACGTTATGTAATTGCATTCCGAGGCACTGTAACGCAGCCAGACTCCTTGTCACGGGACATTGAGTTGGACCTTCACATAATCCGAAATGGACTCCATGAAACATCTCGCTTTGAAATTGGTATCCAAGCAGTTAGAAATGTGGTTGCTACTGTAGGCGAATCGAATGTCTGGCTGGCAGGCCATTCCTTGGGGGCAGCAATGGCATTGCTTGCTGGAAAGACTATGGCTAAGACGGGCATCTTTATTCAAGTATTTCTCTTCAATTCGCCATTCTTCTCTGCCCCAATAGAGAGAATCAAAGATAAACGGGTGAGACACGGATTACGGATTGCAAGCAGTGTGATAACTGCTGGACTTGCCTTTGCTGCAGCTGCAAAGAAGAATAATCAAAATAGCCGGTCCGTAGATCCATTTGCTGCTCTCTCTGCATGGATACCATCTCTATTTGTCAATCCGGCGGATCACATCTGCTCCGAGTATATAGGATATTTTGAACACAGGAAGAAGATGGATGACATTGGCATTGGCGCCATTGAGAGGGTAGCAACCCAGAATTCGATTGGTGGTCTTATTATGAGTGCAATAGGAAAGGAGTCAGAGCCACTCCACCTCATTCCTTCCGCAAATCTGACCGTCAATTTAACTCCATCTCGAGATTTTAAGGAAGCCCACGGAATTCACCAGTGGTGGAGACCTGATCTGGATGTCCAATCCAACCTTTACAAGTACTAATAGCTTGGTGCAGTTGTAATTTAAATGCCTTTATTTCTATCTTGAATGTGCTATCGGAAGATTATCGTGGAAAAATTGTCTCACCCTTCTGTGATTATATGTCCTGATTTCTTTTGCAATTTTCTTCCCTGTTGTAGAAGGTTCCACTTATCTAATGCGTTCACCTCTTGGTTATTTGGTGCCATTGGAGTACTAGGCTAGTgattatggattttgttatgtgtAGATGTCTTATGGCGTTAAGGATTCAAATTTGAGCAATTTTGTAATGGGTCGGAGAGCGCAGCAAGAACTACCACTGGGTTTGAAATCGCAGCAAAGTGACAAGCTTGCTCTGTTAAGACAGGAGTCAAAAAAAACAAAAGACTCGAATCCCAAGAGAGTGGAACATGCATCATGACTGCAGCCTCCACTAGGTTTGGTCCCACTCACCCCGGTAAATATGGCACCCACTTTGTTCTGCTCTCCATTTTCTCCATTATCATTGCCAACTTACCAAACTTCCCCAATTCTCCAATGCCATAAAACGACATTGTTGTGCCCTTCACATTTTGCCCATTCCATTCTATTGTGTGGCTCTCCTCGCAGGCCGCAGTTTACCTCCCTCACCATTACCAGCCAAAAACAGGAAaacatcttaatttttttttttaataaacagaCAGGATATTTTACTCTTCTTTCCAGCACATCACTCACTGACCCACTGAACCTTGACCTTTGTGATGATGATAATCATGGTATCTAATTCAAAACCTTTACTTGCACCGAAATTAATCCCTCCATAATACAAACTAAAGCTTAAAAAAGCAAAAAGCTTCTCTTTTTATACAATGGCATCATTAATCAACAGCTGATACTTCCAAATTCATCACCTCCCCgtgaaagaaaatggaaatttAAGCTTGGGGAAGAAAGAAGATTGAACAACTAGCGTAATtacaaaacctcaaaattttcaaaacatAGATCACAGCCCACAGAAAAATTTACTACCAAAATCAATTTTTACAATTTCTTAAACAAATTTGATATGCAAATTCAAAACCCATAAGAAACTACAGTTATAATTAAGATTTAAAAGTGGAACAACCCAAGACCTGCTAGCAATGGAAGCCTAACACAGATCCGTCACTCACAGCAATGGCGACTCTGCAACCAGCCTTGGCCTCCACGTGATGCGTGAAAATATGAAGTACCCGAACCCTACCCACCATTTGAATCCTTGACTCAATCTCCATCGTCGGTCCCACTCTGAAACCACTATTAACACCAGGACCACCGCCGAACCCGCCGTTTGAGAAAGTCGGACCCACATTGACCGCCGCATCCGGTGAGGACGACAAGGGAAAGGACTGGACGGCGAATGTTGCGGCCATGTACTGGGTCTGACCAGCGTCGATCTTGCCAGCAGGAATGAACATGAAGCCGACTTGGGAACCGGAGTAGAGGAGGTGGAGAGTACTGTCATAGTGAGAGAAGGAAACTCTGTTAGGGTTCTTGACGGAAACGTACTGAGAGAAGGTGAAGTTGACAGTGTTGTTGGAGACAGCGAAGGAAGGGAGCTGAACGGCGTTGACGGAGATTTTGGGGTCTTTAGGCTTGAAAACGGTGAAGAAGACGATGAGGATTATGAtaacaagaaagagtaagaagatGGTGGCTACTATACAAGAAGCCAGATTCGTACGGCCGGACGGTGTTCTGTGTGGTTTAGTCATCTTCTGCTTGATCTAAAGAAAgtaggggaagaagaagaagaagcagcagCAGCCAACAGAAAAGGTTGCTGTTCGATGCGGCGATGGCTAATATAAGCTAAGGGAAATGAAAAATCTCAAAAACGAAAGATAGAAGATGTGAAAATAAGACTTCCGTTATTAAACCCAGAGGTAAGCTATTTAAGttaacttaataattttatatttttaataactttttttataaatgctgaaattaaataattaataataaatttaaaatgcaattatttttatataaaattttaaaagttattaaggtatatataaatataatttaataaatatttaaaatttaatttaaaaatttaaaaataattaattaaaaataattatttttattagtatataatatttaattttttttaatttttaatagtcaattaatttttaatgattcaGATTGaataagtgattattaatctcatAACTCAACCTAAAtttaataacattaatttcacatattttaattttttatattttattttaattttaagaaataaatatttaaatttttacatGTACAAAATtattaatgataatttttttttgtgagggtttatttttagatatatatatatatatatatatatatatatatatatatatatatatatatatattgttttctataatttataaatttagacATGAGATGAATTTTGATGTAAAAGGCAATTATTTTGGATAAGAAAATAGCCAAGTATGGGTTCCACTTGAGGGCATGAAAGAAATGATATGCGAGAGGAGGAGATAGCTTTGGGGGACACTAATTTCTAAACTCAATGGATGAGAATATGTGACTTTGGATGACGAGAGCATTGATTAAAGAAAAACCCTCACTTTTGCAAaacctcattttttttttttttcagcatcTTTTTCCAAATATgtgtttaataaataattaaaaaaattaaaaattaaatattatttttataaattttataaaaagagtAATCAGTAACTTAAAtctctaaaattaatatttaatttataaaaaagatataaatattgataaagtgaaaaaattaatttaatttttttaaatattaaaataatactaATAAGAATTTAAAGGTTATAAGAGTAATAATTATCTTTTATTAATCTTGTGATGTGGATTGCAGTATGTGACAACTATCGTAAAAATTTCGTTACATCTTATGATAtgaattcaaatgatataaacgttggggcgtcctctacttacgacgcgTTACATCAGAGCTCAAGTGTTTgtaagaaatatgcaagggtgtagggcattcac
Proteins encoded:
- the LOC110637011 gene encoding GDSL esterase/lipase At4g10955; translation: MASDRDDFSLSGPLHLTAVDWTNAHHRRSVAASLVQGVYALERDRQQKQEGPDALANPWWEFFHFQLLRKLVDDVDSSIFGAIYEYKPSSSYSTHSLDEGPRYVIAFRGTVTQPDSLSRDIELDLHIIRNGLHETSRFEIGIQAVRNVVATVGESNVWLAGHSLGAAMALLAGKTMAKTGIFIQVFLFNSPFFSAPIERIKDKRVRHGLRIASSVITAGLAFAAAAKKNNQNSRSVDPFAALSAWIPSLFVNPADHICSEYIGYFEHRKKMDDIGIGAIERVATQNSIGGLIMSAIGKESEPLHLIPSANLTVNLTPSRDFKEAHGIHQWWRPDLDVQSNLYKY
- the LOC110637012 gene encoding uncharacterized protein LOC110637012, which produces MTKPHRTPSGRTNLASCIVATIFLLFLVIIILIVFFTVFKPKDPKISVNAVQLPSFAVSNNTVNFTFSQYVSVKNPNRVSFSHYDSTLHLLYSGSQVGFMFIPAGKIDAGQTQYMAATFAVQSFPLSSSPDAAVNVGPTFSNGGFGGGPGVNSGFRVGPTMEIESRIQMVGRVRVLHIFTHHVEAKAGCRVAIAVSDGSVLGFHC